One Thermus neutrinimicus genomic window carries:
- a CDS encoding SPOR domain-containing protein, translated as MRWLRENWLDFLIFLLIALVAAGIVLYLTGINPFARPKAGAPPAPEPAVAQPPQVAPGPPSPPSEAKPPPEPVVTVLPLPQAPMEPAPTGPAPEPKPQAPARPGSSSLAPAPGGAYRVAVGAFANPENAARLRQELLGKGYPARLEPSGNLTRVVVGPYASEAEARRVAEALASYGAQVLRGGKASPPSSSLYLQVGAFGKEENALALAGKLKEMGLPVVLVGDGVYRVRVGPVAEEEKEAIKARVQALGLEALEVR; from the coding sequence ATGCGCTGGTTACGGGAGAACTGGCTGGACTTCCTCATCTTCCTCCTCATCGCCTTGGTGGCGGCGGGCATCGTCCTCTACCTGACGGGCATCAACCCCTTTGCCCGGCCCAAGGCGGGTGCCCCCCCTGCACCTGAACCGGCTGTGGCCCAGCCGCCCCAGGTGGCGCCCGGTCCCCCGTCGCCTCCTTCCGAAGCCAAGCCCCCTCCTGAACCCGTGGTTACCGTGCTTCCCTTGCCGCAGGCCCCTATGGAGCCGGCTCCCACTGGGCCCGCGCCTGAACCCAAGCCCCAGGCCCCCGCCAGGCCTGGGTCCTCGTCCTTGGCCCCCGCGCCGGGCGGGGCTTACCGGGTGGCGGTGGGGGCCTTTGCCAACCCGGAGAACGCGGCCAGGCTTCGCCAGGAGCTTTTGGGAAAGGGGTACCCGGCTCGCCTGGAGCCTTCGGGGAACCTGACCCGGGTGGTGGTGGGCCCTTACGCCAGCGAGGCCGAGGCGCGCCGGGTGGCGGAGGCCCTGGCCTCCTACGGGGCCCAGGTCCTCCGGGGCGGGAAGGCATCACCCCCCTCGAGCTCCCTTTACCTCCAGGTGGGGGCCTTCGGGAAGGAGGAAAACGCCCTGGCCCTGGCGGGGAAGCTTAAGGAGATGGGCCTTCCGGTGGTCCTGGTGGGGGATGGGGTTTACCGGGTGCGGGTAGGCCCGGTGGCTGAGGAGGAAAAGGAGGCCATCAAGGCCAGGGTGCAGGCCTTGGGCCTCGAGGCCCTGGAGGTGCGATGA